The proteins below come from a single Verrucomicrobiota bacterium genomic window:
- a CDS encoding DUF177 domain-containing protein, whose product MPLLVNLHHVEANNLRLVGELAVKELELEQVDELIHAGQPLQYDLETQKLADAILVQGRLQITLDCECVRCLKSFKYNLELNHWARHLPLKGEDKVLVASDCVDLTPYVREDILLELPRHPLCKPECSGLLRKATNQKKKNGGRATEEVSSAWAELNKLKL is encoded by the coding sequence ATGCCATTGCTTGTTAATCTGCATCATGTCGAAGCGAACAACCTGCGGTTGGTGGGCGAACTGGCGGTCAAGGAACTGGAGCTGGAGCAGGTGGATGAGTTGATCCACGCGGGTCAGCCGCTGCAGTACGACCTGGAAACGCAAAAACTCGCCGATGCCATTCTCGTGCAAGGCCGATTGCAGATCACGTTGGATTGCGAGTGCGTTCGCTGTTTGAAATCTTTTAAATACAACCTGGAGTTGAACCACTGGGCCCGCCATCTGCCTCTGAAGGGAGAGGACAAGGTGCTGGTCGCCAGCGATTGCGTGGACTTGACGCCCTATGTGCGGGAAGATATTCTCCTTGAGTTGCCGCGCCATCCGTTGTGTAAACCTGAATGCAGCGGATTGCTGAGAAAAGCAACGAACCAAAAGAAAAAAAACGGTGGCCGTGCGACGGAAGAGGTTTCGTCCGCGTGGGCTGAGTTAAACAAACTGAAATTGTAG
- the rpmF gene encoding 50S ribosomal protein L32, producing MGVPKRKPSKSRQRQRRAYNSVLTLPQLSTCPQCAAPYIPHRVCPACGYYKGRQVLTVTAGA from the coding sequence ATGGGTGTTCCCAAACGCAAACCATCGAAGAGTCGTCAACGTCAACGGCGCGCTTACAACAGCGTGCTCACCTTGCCTCAACTGAGCACCTGCCCGCAGTGCGCGGCGCCGTATATTCCACACCGGGTTTGTCCCGCTTGTGGCTATTACAAGGGCCGCCAGGTGTTGACCGTCACCGCCGGAGCTTGA
- the plsX gene encoding phosphate acyltransferase PlsX, with amino-acid sequence MRIVVDVMGGDHGCGVIVEGVKLALNANRKITELYLVGDQAQIKPALTRSQLQDARVKIVHTVEVLTMEDKPVEGLRRKKDCSIARAMELVKNGKAEAVISPGNTGGIFAAATFKLGRLPGVDRGGIATVIPGMDNEFVLLDSGANVECKPLHLLHYAVMGNVYSREILGYPKPRVGVLSIGTEDSKGNELTLEAFQLCKQVDLNFVGNVEGHDLFNNRVEVVVCDGFVGNIVLKTCESLATGIFAMLKRELLRNPKRKLGALLAQNAFRTIKRRMDPDAHGGGLLLGFNGIVLKAHGSARERAIMNAVRIASETIQHNVTGLINQEIARANELLARASPSLPHPVPA; translated from the coding sequence ATGCGAATTGTAGTGGATGTCATGGGTGGCGACCACGGTTGCGGGGTTATTGTCGAGGGAGTCAAACTCGCGCTCAACGCCAACCGAAAAATCACCGAGCTTTATCTGGTGGGCGACCAGGCGCAGATCAAGCCGGCCCTGACCCGCAGCCAGCTCCAGGATGCGCGTGTAAAAATAGTCCATACCGTCGAAGTCCTGACCATGGAAGACAAACCGGTCGAGGGATTGCGACGAAAGAAGGACTGCTCCATTGCCCGCGCCATGGAACTGGTCAAGAACGGCAAAGCCGAGGCGGTGATTTCACCCGGCAACACCGGCGGCATTTTTGCCGCGGCCACGTTCAAATTGGGCCGGCTTCCCGGCGTGGATCGGGGCGGCATCGCCACGGTGATTCCCGGAATGGACAATGAATTTGTGCTGCTCGATTCCGGCGCCAACGTCGAGTGCAAGCCGCTGCATCTGCTGCACTACGCCGTCATGGGCAACGTGTATTCCCGCGAGATTCTCGGCTACCCGAAACCGCGCGTCGGGGTGTTGAGCATCGGCACCGAGGATAGCAAGGGCAATGAATTGACGCTCGAAGCCTTTCAGCTTTGCAAGCAAGTGGACCTTAATTTTGTCGGCAATGTGGAAGGTCATGACCTGTTCAACAACCGCGTCGAAGTGGTGGTGTGCGACGGTTTCGTGGGCAACATTGTTTTGAAGACCTGCGAAAGTCTGGCGACCGGAATCTTCGCCATGTTGAAACGGGAACTGCTCCGCAATCCCAAGCGCAAGCTCGGCGCGCTCCTGGCTCAGAACGCCTTTCGCACGATCAAGCGCCGCATGGACCCGGATGCTCATGGTGGCGGTCTCCTGCTTGGGTTCAATGGGATTGTGCTGAAAGCCCACGGTTCTGCGCGCGAGCGCGCCATCATGAATGCCGTGCGCATTGCGTCCGAAACCATCCAGCACAACGTGACCGGTCTCATCAACCAGGAAATTGCCCGCGCCAATGAACTGTTGGCCCGGGCCAGCCCCAGCCTTCCCCACCCCGTTCCCGCATGA